From a region of the Zingiber officinale cultivar Zhangliang chromosome 4B, Zo_v1.1, whole genome shotgun sequence genome:
- the LOC121974465 gene encoding protein PIN-LIKES 6-like: MERSLLEIIINNQAGSGESIFALMKFAVLPIAKVFTMCFMGVLMASKYVNILPANGRKLLNGLVFSLLLPCLIFSQLGRAITWQKLLEWWFIPFNIILSTIFGSLVGFIVASIVQPPYPYFKFTIIHIGIGNIGNIPLVLIAALCQDKSNPFGDSAKCSQDGNAYISFGQWVGAIVLYTYVFQMLAPPPGQTFDGVEEAKLPTNHPLENSETEKVPLLTSREAKSTGLESPKQGKIIVTLCYLVEKLKLKQVFQPPIIASALAILIGTIPFLKNFILTDDAPLFFFTDSCLILGEAMIPCILLALGGNLVEGPGAGSKRLGLRTITAIIFGRLVLVPSTGLGIITIADKLGLFPKGDKMFKFVLLLQHTMPTSVLSGAVASLRGCGKEAASILFWVHIFAVFSMAGWIAFYVHMLFGNQTVSL, from the exons ATGGAGCGTTCTCTTTTGGAGATTATAATCAACAATCAGGCCGGAAGTGGCGAATCCATCTTTGCTTTGATGAAATTTGCTGTTCTACCAATAGCAAAAGTGTTTACCATGTGCTTTATGGGGGTGCTAATGGCCTCCAAGTATGTCAACATTCTTCCTGCAAATGGACGAAAGCTTCTCAATGGC CTtgtcttttctcttctccttccaTGCTTAATTTTTTCTCAACTTGGGCGTGCAATCACTTGGCAAAAGCTACTAGAGTG GTGGTTCATTCCTTTTAATATAATTCTATCTACCATATTTGGATCTCTTGTGGGTTTCATTGTTGCTTCCATTGTTCAGCCACCATATCCTTACTTCAAGTTCACCATCATTCACATTGGAATTG GAAACATAGGCAATATACCTCTTGTTTTGATTGCTGCTCTATGTCAGGACAAATCAAATCCATTTGGTGATTCTGCCAAATGTAGCCAAGATGGAAATGCATACATATCATTTGGCCAGTGG GTTGGTGCAATAGTCTTGTATACCTATGTTTTTCAGATGCTTGCACCGCCACCGGGCCAAACCTTTGATGGGGTAGAAGAGGCAAAGCTTCCAACTAACCATCCTTTGGAGAACTCTGAAACTGAGAAAGTTCCATTGCTAACTTCAAGAGAGGCCAAATCTACTGGACTtgaatctccaaaacaaggaaaa ATAATTGTCACTCTATGCTATCTTGTGGAAAAGCTAAAGCTCAAGCAAGTTTTTCAGCCTCCCATTATTGCTTCA GCTCTGGCAATTCTCATTGGCACTATACCATTTTTGAAGAACTTCATCCTGACTGATGATGCCCCGCTATTCTTCTTCACCGACAGTTGTCTTATTCTTGG CGAAGCAATGATCCCGTGTATTTTGCTTGCTTTGGGTGGAAATCTCGTGGAGG GCCCTGGTGCAGGCAGTAAAAGACTGGGTTTACGAACAATCACCGCTATCATATTCGGAAGATTGGTTTTGGTTCCTTCTACAGGACTCGGCATCATCACTATTGCAGACAAGCTTGGTCTTTTCCCCAAGGGTGACAAAATGTTCAAATTTGTTCTGCTGCTGCAGCACACAATGCCCACGTCTGTCCTTTCTG GTGCAGTTGCTAGTTTAAGAGGCTGCGGGAAGGAAGCAGCTTCTATTCTATTTTGGGTTCACATCTTCGCTGTCTTTTCCATGGCTGGATGGATTGCTTTTTATGTTCATATGCTTTTTGGAAATCAGACAGTGTCCCTTTAA